The DNA region TTAATCTATATTCAGTGGTAAATTTTCTACCTTGATATCCTACGTTTCTTGCACCACCGGGAGATGTCAATTGAGGTACATATATATAATCAAAAGTAATTCCACTATCTTCAAAAGCAACACCATATTGCGCACCTCCACCGTTAGTGTTTGAACCCCATCCCCAATACTGCTCTAAAGGCTCTTTTATAAAACTTTTTAGCCTAAAATCACGATTTTGAAATTCTGATGACATTTCATCATACCCTTCAAAAACGGCAGAATGTTGAACCGGTAAACCATCGGTACAAAGATACATATCCATGAGTTTTCTAGTTGGACTGATTGGTTTTGCATGGGTAAGGTTTTGATTTATTTTTCGTAATGTGAAATCGTAAACCGTTTGGAAAATAAATTCTTTATTATCAGCTTTTGAAAGACCGGCAGGGTTTGATCCACCATCTTCTAGGTTGAATAAGTAGAAGAGATGGTCTTCACCGATGGCATTACGATAATCCCATAATTCAAAAGCACCACTATCCATAACCTCTTTGGCTGCTTGTTTTGCTTGTGAAAACATGTCAGCAATACTCGGGTAATTAGCTGGTACAGTAGAACCGGCACCTTCACTTGTTCCATCACCATCGGTAGCTGTGCCTACGTATTTTTCCCATGTCGCTTCATAAAGCAAAACACGTGCTTTAAATGATTTGGCAGCTTCTAGGGTTACTTTTCCTTGCTTATCGTCGGTCAATTGGTTTTGTGAAGGTAAATCCGCTATCGCAACTTCTAAGTCGCTTAGAATTTGTGCTATAACTTCGTATCGGCTATTTCGAGCACCATAAAACTCCATAATATCTTCATCTGAATCCAGACTAAATGCTTCGGTAGCCAATGGGACACCGCCAAATCGTTTTAGTAGAGTAAAGTGATGCCAAGCTCTAAAAAAATATGCGGTGGCAACAGGTTCTGCTATATCGGCCATATCACCTGTGTAGGCCTCAGCCTTTTCTATAAGTTGATTTGGTGCTCGTAAATAGGTGTAATTGTCTTCCCAGATATCATCGGTGGTTGGGGTAATCGTGTTGCCCTGACCATATAAAGGGTCTCCTGAAATATTACCCGATAAATCTGATGATTCATCTCCATATTCGAAGCCCAGTCTCGTATAAAAGAAATTTGCTGCACTGGTGAATTGTTCAGGTGTTTCATAATAGACCACTTCACTTAGCGAATCTTGTGGTACTTGTTCTAAATAGTCGTCACATCCGCCTAAAAAGACCACCACTAAAAGCAGAGCTAGATATGATACTTGCTGATTTAATTTTTTATTTTTCATTTTATTGATGTTTAGTTTTGTTAGAAAGATACTTCAAGACCTAATAAAACAGTCGATGTATAAGGCACGGTATTACCTTGACTGGCACTACTGCCCATTTCCGGGTCCATGCCATCTTTTACATTTGAAATTACGAATAGGTCGTTTCCGGTTACCGAGAGGCGTACTCTATCAAACCCTGACTGCCCTAAAACTTCTTGAGGTAAAGAATAACCCAAAGTCAACACTTTGGCTCTTAAGTATGAGGCTTTTATAACATTTATATCGTTGGTGTGGCCGTAGTTCCAGTTTTTTCTTTGACCATTATAAAAACTCGCAGGGTAATCTGCGTTCGGGTTGTCTGCGGTCCACGTGGTGTCTAAGAAAGCAGAATTTTGGTTTGTCCACCAACTACTAAAAGGATAAGCCAAAGCTCCTTCTCTAACAATGTTTTGCTCTCCTACACCTTGAAAGAATGCACTGAAATCGAACCCTTTGTATTCTAGGCCAAGGTTAATTCCATAACTTTTATGAGGGTTGGCATCACCAAAATATACGAGGTCATCTTGGTTAATTATACCATCCTCATTAACATCAATACGGTTTACGGTACCTGGTACTAAACGGTCTGCACTTCTGTAATTAGGCAGAACTGTACCGGCTTTCATCTCTAACTGATTTTCAGGGTCTACAAAACCATATTGGTTGTAATAGTTTAAAACTTGGTCTTCAGTTTGTAAATAACCATCTGTTTTATAGGTGTAAATGGCATTTAGAGGTTTACCTTCAATAATATTAGCATCTGTTCCACTGGATTTGTTAACCCCTATATTAATAGCTGTGGCGCCTTCCATACGGGTAACCTCGCTTTTACTGTCCCAGACCATAACTCCTATGTTGTATTTTAAATCTCCAATTTGATCACGCCAGTTTAGAGAAACTTCCCAACCATTGGTTTCAAAATCACCACTATTGGTTTTAGGTGCAGAAGCTCCTAGAACTTGTGGATAGGTTATAGGAATTAACATGTCATTATTCTTCCTGTTAAAATATTCAGCGGAACCACTTAAACGGCTATTGAATACTGAAAAATCAACACCATAGTTGGTAGTGGCAACACGCTCCCAAGTTCTTTCAGTAGAGGTAAGCGAGGCAATTCTTGCGGTATTGGCTAAAGCTGGTGTAGCCCCAAAAATTGTGGTACCTGCGGTTATATTTGAAATATAGTCATAAGCGCCTATGCCCGTAACGGAACCTGTTTCACCATAAGAAGCTCGTAACTTTAAGTTGTTGAAGAAACCATCTTTCATAAATTCCATTTCTGATAAACGAATACCTCCTGACGCACTAAAGAAATTTTTCCATCGGTAATCGGGGTGTAGCCTTGAAGAACCATCTCTGCGCCCTAAAGCCTCTAGAAGATAAATTCCATCGTAGTCATAGTTTATTTTACCAATGTAGGATACAAGTCCGACTGCATTACTACCTGAGTTAAAAGTGTTTCCGTTTGCGTCTTTGGGTGACCCGCCATTTACTTGGGTAGTAACATCACCTGTATTTATGTCGTCTAATTCATCTGAGGCCATGTTGGAGCGTGATTGGAAATATCTATACACTTGCTCTTCTTCAGATGTCATACCTAAAAGAAGTCCGATATTATGCTTGCCAAAAGACCTGTTGTAATTTGCTTGCATTACATGGTTTTGAAACATAATTTCTGTTTGGTAAATTTTTACTCCTGAGGTTAACAAGGTGGTGGGCGTAAAACTTACATTGCCTTCCCAGTCATACATGGTTACAGAAGTTGTTCTTTCAGTTTTTCTACCATTACGAGAGCTGAAATTACCATTATATTTAAAAGATAACCCTTTTACATACTTATCTAGATTTATTGTGATTACACCACCTAAGCGAAAAATTTCTTCTTTGTTCTTAATGCGGCCACCTTCATCTAGCTTAGCAAGTAAATTGTTGGCACCAAAAATATCGTAGTATTGACCTTGCGGGTTGTAAAGAGGGAAGAGGTACATATCTTGAACCCCATGACCAACACCTTGGGTCGGCTCGTCTACTAGCCTATTGTCATAAGATACAATAAGTTCTGTCTTAAACATATCACTTATATCATAGGTAAGATTGGTTCTAAAATTGTACTTCTTCGCACCATCGTATACAAAAGATATAGGAGATCTTTCGTTTGCATACCCAATTGAACTTCTATACGTAGCGTTTTCACTACCACCTGAAACAGAAAGGTCATGTCGTTGAGAAAGGGTAGAACCATAAATGGCATCGAACTGGTTTATGTCTTCAAATCTATGGTCTTTACCGAGCCAGAAATAAGAATCAGGGGCCATCGGTAATGTGCCATCTCCGATTGAAACTAACTCTTCTCTAGTAAAAAAGCGATAGTTAGATGCGGCTTGCTGTGTTACACCATCTGTATCTACATAACTGATTCCATCATTGTCTCCAGCTTGCAGCCATAGCTGGGCCCATTCTTGTAGGTTGGCAGTAGGAAAATCATGAGGAATGTTCATTTGTGTTTCCCCCTTATAATTTACTTTTATCTTACCTTGTTTACCCTTTTTAGTGGTCACTAAAATAACACCACCTGCAGCTTTGGTACCGTATATTGCGGCAGCACCATCTTTTAAGACTGAATAAGATTCGATATCATTTGCATTTAAGGTAGCAAGTTGCCATTCTGGTATTTCAAGACCGTCCAATAAGATGAGTGGACCTATATTATTAACCGAAATGTCGCCACGAATTTTTATGTTGGTACCTTCATTACCTGGCCGAGAAGAGGTACGGGTCACAACAACGCCAGGTACTTCACCTTGTAAGGCCAGTGCAGCATTTGAGGTTCCTTTACCTTTCATAATATCTTCACCTTTTACTTGTGTTACAGAACCGGTAAGGGTGGCTTTTTTCTGCGTTCCGAATCCGACGACAATAACTTCATCTAGAGCAGCAACATCAGTAACTAGTGAAACATTGATTGTAGTATTGTTACCAACGGTAATTTCTTGAGAAGCAAACCCAATGGAAGAGAATACGAGTATACTATTGGTAGAAGGAACGTTGATAGAGTAATTCCCGTCAAAATCAGCTGTGGTACCGGTGTTGGTTCCTTTTACGATTACGTTGGCCCCGGGGATTGGTAGGCCGTCTTCTGCACCTATTACAGTACCGCTTATGGTCATGTCTTGAACATCTGTAATGTCCGGAATACTACTACTGCCTGTAGCGGCATATAGTTTAGTACATGTGCCGCTAATAAGAAATGTTAAGATTCCTAAAAGACCGGCCACATACTTCAAGTTGGATCGATAGTTTTTTTCAGTGGTCATAAAAGTGTTATTTAATAGTTTTTGTTGAATTAATTTTCCGATTCATATGAGCTACACACGAGCCGATTAAATTGTTAAGCCAATGTTAAAGAGAATAGAGGCCAGAACCGATAAATTATTATTCAATGACTGTAAACTATTGTTCATTATCAGTTTCAATGGCTTTAAATTAAAATATTGATAAAAATTTCAGTTTATAAAACTGAAATAATGATAGAAAAACCATGCATAGAATAGTTAGGTTTTTAACTAAATATAGCTTGTTTC from Zobellia alginiliquefaciens includes:
- a CDS encoding RagB/SusD family nutrient uptake outer membrane protein, with the protein product MKNKKLNQQVSYLALLLVVVFLGGCDDYLEQVPQDSLSEVVYYETPEQFTSAANFFYTRLGFEYGDESSDLSGNISGDPLYGQGNTITPTTDDIWEDNYTYLRAPNQLIEKAEAYTGDMADIAEPVATAYFFRAWHHFTLLKRFGGVPLATEAFSLDSDEDIMEFYGARNSRYEVIAQILSDLEVAIADLPSQNQLTDDKQGKVTLEAAKSFKARVLLYEATWEKYVGTATDGDGTSEGAGSTVPANYPSIADMFSQAKQAAKEVMDSGAFELWDYRNAIGEDHLFYLFNLEDGGSNPAGLSKADNKEFIFQTVYDFTLRKINQNLTHAKPISPTRKLMDMYLCTDGLPVQHSAVFEGYDEMSSEFQNRDFRLKSFIKEPLEQYWGWGSNTNGGGAQYGVAFEDSGITFDYIYVPQLTSPGGARNVGYQGRKFTTEYRLRETREESYNYPLIRLAEVLLIYAEAVCEMNGGTISDGDLNISINKIRERSGVAPLSNALIAPYPDLNMLGEIRRERAIELDGENFRFDDLKRWNVAIETLNKNVCLNYIAGTEFETAENPLDPGNPIYVAGAFPYGLTQTEQSPSTYQGIASTKPGALILDPAGNRNWTIKNYVDPIPTNQIELNPALNQNPGW
- a CDS encoding SusC/RagA family TonB-linked outer membrane protein, whose protein sequence is MTTEKNYRSNLKYVAGLLGILTFLISGTCTKLYAATGSSSIPDITDVQDMTISGTVIGAEDGLPIPGANVIVKGTNTGTTADFDGNYSINVPSTNSILVFSSIGFASQEITVGNNTTINVSLVTDVAALDEVIVVGFGTQKKATLTGSVTQVKGEDIMKGKGTSNAALALQGEVPGVVVTRTSSRPGNEGTNIKIRGDISVNNIGPLILLDGLEIPEWQLATLNANDIESYSVLKDGAAAIYGTKAAGGVILVTTKKGKQGKIKVNYKGETQMNIPHDFPTANLQEWAQLWLQAGDNDGISYVDTDGVTQQAASNYRFFTREELVSIGDGTLPMAPDSYFWLGKDHRFEDINQFDAIYGSTLSQRHDLSVSGGSENATYRSSIGYANERSPISFVYDGAKKYNFRTNLTYDISDMFKTELIVSYDNRLVDEPTQGVGHGVQDMYLFPLYNPQGQYYDIFGANNLLAKLDEGGRIKNKEEIFRLGGVITINLDKYVKGLSFKYNGNFSSRNGRKTERTTSVTMYDWEGNVSFTPTTLLTSGVKIYQTEIMFQNHVMQANYNRSFGKHNIGLLLGMTSEEEQVYRYFQSRSNMASDELDDINTGDVTTQVNGGSPKDANGNTFNSGSNAVGLVSYIGKINYDYDGIYLLEALGRRDGSSRLHPDYRWKNFFSASGGIRLSEMEFMKDGFFNNLKLRASYGETGSVTGIGAYDYISNITAGTTIFGATPALANTARIASLTSTERTWERVATTNYGVDFSVFNSRLSGSAEYFNRKNNDMLIPITYPQVLGASAPKTNSGDFETNGWEVSLNWRDQIGDLKYNIGVMVWDSKSEVTRMEGATAINIGVNKSSGTDANIIEGKPLNAIYTYKTDGYLQTEDQVLNYYNQYGFVDPENQLEMKAGTVLPNYRSADRLVPGTVNRIDVNEDGIINQDDLVYFGDANPHKSYGINLGLEYKGFDFSAFFQGVGEQNIVREGALAYPFSSWWTNQNSAFLDTTWTADNPNADYPASFYNGQRKNWNYGHTNDINVIKASYLRAKVLTLGYSLPQEVLGQSGFDRVRLSVTGNDLFVISNVKDGMDPEMGSSASQGNTVPYTSTVLLGLEVSF